In Candidatus Zixiibacteriota bacterium, a single genomic region encodes these proteins:
- a CDS encoding carbohydrate binding family 9 domain-containing protein: MSDRSLVTPGKTACLLVLTFLLLSLPSLASKSFKPIFKPTLDIFRTGGKINIDGNLSDVGWQSAGRVENFVERNPGENTLPEAETRAFITFDEDKLYVAFICFDNVADLRATMCQRDQFYGDDATGLLIDTYGDATRAYEFYVNPYGVQKDALWSSVGGEDFGFDLIWESAAQITDSGYQVEIAIPFSSLRFPNKNIQSWKMDFWRNRPRESFKQYSWAAYDRNEQCWPCQWGTVSGIADARPGKGVEFLPALVANQSGLKSDFGDPESKFDNQDPDAELSLGGKYAVNSDITIEAAYNPDFSQIEADAAQIDVNTTIALFYPERRPFFQEGSDIFRTLFNSFYTRTVNDPKFAAKIAGRTARRSFALLVAEDENTPYIIPLDQSSLLLNTGKSMVGVFRGAQTFGQNSRFGIMLSQRNFEGDGSASVGAFDYDISLTRNFRIDGQYILTYTGEPDKPSLTSNFAGMTIDRGTKTLALDGESYWGTAFISRLRRNARNWSWVLDYNQVNPSYRTQVGFDPVVNYRNLSLFNMYNFYFANGILERLTPQLYLSRRWNFDEVRLNENLNFGALANFRMAQTSLGLFYQGSSENWRGRDFGGLWRLEGSINNRFGNMLGTGIFVHYGKALARRYMTTGTETAVNVELAFKPIDRLVIEPTLSYLASYHTETGIELYKGYISRTRLLFQATRELSLRLVLQYDDFDGWWDVDPLLTYRLSPFSVFYAGSSYDYIDFAENRDLPAKWRLGSRQYFMKLQYLFQI; this comes from the coding sequence ATGTCAGATCGCTCCCTTGTTACCCCGGGAAAGACAGCCTGCCTTCTTGTGCTGACTTTTTTGCTACTCTCCCTACCGTCCCTCGCCAGCAAAAGTTTTAAGCCGATATTCAAGCCTACCCTGGATATTTTCCGCACGGGCGGGAAAATCAATATTGACGGCAATCTCTCCGATGTCGGCTGGCAGTCCGCCGGGCGAGTCGAGAATTTTGTAGAAAGAAACCCTGGCGAAAATACGCTTCCGGAGGCGGAAACCCGGGCTTTTATTACATTCGATGAAGACAAATTATATGTCGCCTTCATCTGCTTTGACAACGTGGCCGACTTGCGGGCGACCATGTGCCAGAGAGACCAGTTTTATGGCGATGACGCCACCGGCCTTCTTATCGACACTTACGGCGATGCCACCCGCGCTTATGAGTTCTATGTCAATCCATACGGTGTGCAGAAGGATGCCCTCTGGTCCTCTGTGGGGGGCGAGGATTTCGGATTCGACCTTATCTGGGAATCGGCGGCGCAGATTACCGATTCCGGGTACCAGGTGGAGATTGCCATTCCGTTTTCCAGTCTCCGTTTTCCCAACAAGAATATCCAGTCTTGGAAAATGGATTTCTGGCGGAATCGGCCGCGCGAGAGTTTCAAGCAGTACTCCTGGGCGGCCTACGACCGCAACGAGCAATGCTGGCCCTGCCAGTGGGGCACCGTTTCCGGTATTGCTGACGCCCGCCCCGGTAAGGGCGTGGAGTTCCTTCCGGCGCTGGTTGCCAATCAGTCCGGATTAAAAAGCGATTTTGGCGACCCCGAGTCAAAATTCGACAATCAGGACCCTGATGCCGAACTTTCTCTCGGCGGCAAATATGCCGTCAATTCCGATATTACTATTGAGGCTGCCTACAACCCCGATTTCAGCCAGATTGAAGCTGATGCCGCTCAGATTGATGTTAATACCACCATCGCTCTATTCTATCCGGAACGGCGCCCGTTCTTTCAAGAGGGAAGCGACATCTTTCGCACTCTCTTCAATTCCTTCTATACCAGAACCGTGAATGACCCCAAGTTTGCCGCCAAGATAGCCGGACGAACCGCCCGGCGCAGTTTTGCTCTTTTAGTGGCGGAGGATGAGAACACTCCCTATATAATCCCCCTTGACCAGTCCAGTCTTCTGCTCAATACCGGCAAGAGCATGGTAGGGGTTTTCCGCGGAGCGCAAACTTTTGGCCAGAATTCCCGCTTCGGAATCATGCTCAGCCAGCGCAATTTTGAAGGTGACGGTTCGGCAAGTGTCGGGGCGTTTGACTACGATATCAGCCTCACCCGTAACTTTCGCATTGATGGGCAATATATTCTGACCTACACCGGCGAGCCGGATAAGCCGTCACTCACCTCCAATTTCGCCGGAATGACTATCGACCGCGGCACCAAGACTCTTGCCCTTGACGGTGAATCATATTGGGGGACGGCTTTCATTTCCCGGCTGCGCCGCAACGCCCGCAACTGGAGCTGGGTTCTTGATTACAACCAGGTTAATCCATCCTATCGGACCCAGGTCGGCTTTGACCCGGTCGTCAACTACCGCAATCTTTCACTTTTCAACATGTATAACTTCTATTTTGCCAACGGCATTCTCGAGCGGCTTACCCCACAGCTGTATCTGTCCCGCCGCTGGAACTTTGATGAGGTTCGCCTGAATGAGAATCTCAACTTTGGGGCGCTTGCTAATTTCCGGATGGCGCAGACCTCGCTCGGCCTTTTCTATCAGGGAAGTTCCGAGAACTGGCGGGGGAGAGATTTCGGCGGTCTCTGGCGGTTGGAGGGTAGTATCAACAATCGATTCGGGAATATGCTCGGAACCGGGATCTTTGTTCATTATGGCAAAGCCCTTGCCCGTCGCTATATGACTACCGGCACTGAGACCGCCGTCAATGTCGAACTGGCTTTCAAGCCAATCGACCGCCTGGTTATAGAGCCGACTTTGAGTTATCTCGCCAGTTATCATACCGAAACCGGAATTGAGCTCTATAAAGGATATATCAGCCGTACCAGGCTCCTTTTCCAGGCTACTCGGGAATTGTCTTTGAGACTGGTCCTCCAGTACGACGATTTTGACGGCTGGTGGGATGTTGACCCGCTCTTGACCTATCGTCTCAGCCCCTTTTCGGTTTTTTATGCCGGTTCCAGTTACGATTATATCGATTTCGCCGAAAACCGTGACCTGCCGGCTAAATGGCGACTCGGCTCCCGGCAATATTTTATGAAACTTCAGTATCTATTCCAGATCTGA